One part of the Lycium ferocissimum isolate CSIRO_LF1 chromosome 8, AGI_CSIRO_Lferr_CH_V1, whole genome shotgun sequence genome encodes these proteins:
- the LOC132068257 gene encoding pleiotropic drug resistance protein 1-like, with the protein MEPANLNNLRGSMRAISSNSIFSRSGRDEDDEEALKWAALEKLPTFDRMRKGLLFGPEGEAAEIDTNDIGHHERKNLLDRLVKVPDEDNEKFLLKLKNRIDTVGIDLPSIEVRYEHLNIKADAFVGSRALPTFINFMTNFVETFLNSIHMLPSRKRQITILKDVNGMIKPSRLTLLLGPPSSGKTTLLLALAGKLDPTLKVTGNVTYNGHELHEFVPQKTAVYISQHDLHIGEMTVRETLEFSARCQGVGPRYEMLAELSRREKAANIKPDHDIDIYMKTSVTKGQEANVVTDYVLKILGLDVCADTMVGDEMLRGISGGQKKRVTTGEMLVGPSKALFMDEISTGLDSSTTFSIVNSLRQSVQLLKGTAVISLLQPAPETYNLFDDIILLSDGYIVYQGPREAVLDFFESMGFKCPERKGVADFLQEVTSKKDQQQYWAKRDEPYRFVTSKEISEAYQSFYVGKKLVDELATPYDKSKSHPAALSTQKYGTGTKQLLKVCAEREFLLMKRNSFVYIFKLFQLAVMALITMTVFFHTKMPRDNMDDGGMYAGALFFVVVMIMFNGMAEINLTILKLPVFFKQRDLLFFPSWAYALPTWILKIPITFIEVSLWTFLTYYVMGFDPNVSRLFKQFFLLVLVHQMASGLFRFIGAAGRTMGVATTFGALALVLQFALCGFILSRDDVKKWWIWGYWISPLMYSVNSILVNEFNGKNWKHIAPNGVEPLGAAVVRARGFFPDAYWYWIGVGALIGFIIIFNLCYSIGLAYLNPFGKPQAMISEDNENADNVQLIEGSGTEGQNKKKGMVLPFEPHSITFDDVVYSVDMPQEIKEQGSTEDRLVLLKGVSGAFRPGVLTALMGVSGAGKTTLMDVLAGRKTGGYIDGDIKISGYPKKQETFARISGYCEQNDIHSPYVTVYESLVYSAWLRLPQDVDKNKRKMFVEEVMELVELTPLRSALVGLPGVNGLSTEQRKRLTIAVELVANPSIIFMDEPTSGLDARAAAIVMRAVRNTVDTGRTVVCTIHQPSIDIFETFDELFLMKRGGQEIYVGPLGRYSCHLIKYFESMPGVSKIKEAYNPATWMLEVTAASQEMILGVDFADLYKKSDLYKRNKALIAELSTPRPGTKDLHFETQFSQPFWTQCMACLWKQHLSYWRNPAYTAVRFIFTVFLALVFGTMFWDLGTKVSRSQDLFNAMGSMYAATLFLGVQNSSSVQPVVAVERTVFYRERAAGMYSAIPYAFGQVVIEIPYVFVQAAFYGIIVYAMIGFEWTAAKFFWYFFIMYFTLLYFTFYGMMTVAVTPNQNVASIVAAFFYAVWNLFSGFIVPRPRIPIWWRWYYWACPVAWTLYGLVASQFGDLQNKLSDDENVEQFLGRYFGFENDFLGVVAAIIVAWPVVFAFMFALAIKAFNFQKR; encoded by the exons ATGGAACCAGCGAATCTTAACAATTTGAGAGGAAGTATGAGGGCAATTTCTAGCAATTCAATATTTTCGCGATCAGGGAGAGATGAGGATGATGAAGAGGCTCTTAAATGGGCTGCTTTAGAAAAATTGCCAACGTTTGATCGAATGAGAAAAGGTTTATTGTTTGGACCAGAAGGTGAAGCTGCTGAAATTGATACAAATGATATTGGACATCACGAAAGGAAGAATTTGCTTGATAGGCTTGTCAAGGTTCCTGATGAAGACAATGAGAAGTTCTTATTGAAACTCAAGAATAGAATTGATAC AGTTGGGATTGATTTGCCATCAATAGAAGTGAGATATGAACATCTAAATATCAAGGCAGATGCATTTGTAGGAAGCAGAGCTTTGCCTACTTTTATCAACTTTATGACCAACTTTGTTGAG ACATTCTTGAATTCTATTCACATGCTTCCAAGTAGAAAGAGGCAAATAACAATTCTCAAAGATGTGAATGGTATGATAAAGCCCTCCAGATTGACTTTGCTTTTGGGACCTCCAAGTTCTGGAAAGACTACTTTGTTATTAGCTTTGGCGGGAAAACTTGACCCTACTCTAAAG GTTACTGGGAATGTGACATATAATGGACATGAACTACATGAATTTGTGCCACAAAAAACAGCTGTTTATATCAGCCAACATGACTTGCATATTGGAGAAATGACTGTAAGGGAAACTTTGGAATTTTCTGCAAGATGCCAGGGAGTTGGCCCAAGATATG AGATGTTGGCTGAACTatcaagaagagagaaagcAGCTAATATCAAACCGGATCATGATATTGATATCTACATGAAG ACTTCAGTAACAAAAGGACAGGAAGCTAATGTTGTAACAGATTATGTTCTTAAG ATTTTGGGACTGGACGTCTGTGCTGACACTATGGTGGGCGATGAAATGTTAAGGGGCATATCAGGGGGACAAAAGAAACGTGTCACAACGGGTGAAATGCTTGTTGGACCATCAAAGGCACTTTTCATGGATGAAATCTCAACTGGATTGGACAGTTCAACTACTTTCTCCATTGTCAACTCTCTAAGACAATCTGTGCAGCTCTTGAAGGGAACTGCTGTGATATCTCTGTTGCAGCCAGCACCCGAGACTTACAACCTGTTTGATGACATAATTCTGTTATCGGATGGATACATTGTCTATCAGGGCCCTCGAGAAGCGGTTCTTGACTTCTTCGAATCCATGGGATTCAAATGCCCCGAGAGAAAAGGAGTGGCAGATTTCTTGCAAGAG GTAACTTCCAAaaaggatcaacaacaatattggGCTAAAAGGGATGAACCTTACAGGTTTGTCACATCAAAAGAAATTTCTGAGGCATATCAGTCtttctatgttggaaagaaaCTCGTTGATGAGCTTGCAACTCCATATGACAAAAGCAAAAGCCACCCTGCTGCTTTATCTACCCAGAAGTATGGTACTGGGACGAAACAATTATTGAAGGTTTGCGCTGAACGAGAATTTCTACTGATGAAGCGGAACTCATTTGTTTACATCTTCAAGCTCTTTCAG CTCGCGGTAATGGCACTTATAACGATGACCGTCTTTTTCCATACTAAGATGCCCCGAGATAATATGGATGATGGAGGGATGTATGCTGGAGCTCTCTTTTTCGTGGTCGTTATGATTATGTTTAATGGAATGGCCGAGATCAACCTGACAATTTTAAAGCTTCCCGTCTTCTTCAAACAAAGGGACCTTCTctttttcccttcatgggcttatGCCCTTCCCACATGGATTCTCAAAATCCCTATAACATTTATTGAAGTTTCTCTTTGGACGTTTCTTACATATTATGTCATGGGATTTGATCCGAATGTTTCAAG ATTGTTCaaacaattctttcttctcgtACTGGTACACCAGATGGCATCAGGATTGTTCAGATTCATTGGAGCAGCGGGTAGAACAATGGGAGTCGCTACCACATTCGGAGCACTTGCGCTGGTTTTACAATTTGCATTGTGTGGATTTATTCTCTCAAGAG ATGATGTGAAGAAATGGTGGATCTGGGGATACTGGATCTCACCTTTAATGTATTCTGTGAATTCAATTCTTGTGAATGAATTTAATGGAAAGAATTGGAAACAT ATCGCGCCAAATGGAGTTGAGCCACTTGGAGCTGCAGTAGTAAGAGCTCGAGGATTCTTTCCAGATGCATATTGGTACTGGATAGGTGTTGGGGCACTTATTGGATTCATAATAATATTCAACCTCTGCTATAGTATTGGACTCGCTTACCTGAACC CATTTGGTAAGCCTCAAGCTATGATATCAGAAGACAATGAGAATGCTGATAATGTTCAACTCATTGAGGGAAGTGGAACTGAGGGTCAAAACAAGAAGAAGGGAATGGTGCTTCCATTTGAACCCCATTCCATCACTTTTGATGATGTTGTATACTCTGTTGACATGCCTCAG gaaataaaagaacaaggttCCACTGAAGATAGGTTGGTACTACTAAAGGGTGTGAGTGGAGCTTTTAGGCCAGGTGTTCTCACAGCTTTGATGGGTGTTAGTGGTGCTGGTAAAACAACATTGATGGATGTGTTGGCCGGAAGAAAAACAGGAGGATATATTGATGGCGACATCAAGATTTCTGGATATCCAAAGAAGCAAGAAACGTTTGCACGTATTTCTGGATATTGTGAGCAGAATGACATCCATTCGCCTTATGTTACAGTTTATGAGTCCTTGGTTTACTCAGCTTGGTTGCGTTTACCTCAAGACGTTGACAAAAACAAGAGAAAG ATGTTTGTTGAGGAAGTTATGGAACTTGTGGAGCTAACTCCATTAAGATCAGCTTTAGTCGGATTGCCTGGAGTCAATGGTCTATCGACCGAGCAACGCAAAAGGTTGACCATTGCAGTTGAACTAGTAGCAAACCCCTCTATCATTTTCATGGATGAACCAACTTCAGGGTTGGATGCAAGAGCTGCTGCCATTGTAATGAGAGCTGTTAGGAACACTGTCGATACAGGAAGAACCGTCGTCTGTACCATTCATCAGCCTAGCATCGACATTTTTGAAACCTTTGATGAG CTATTTCTAATGAAACGAGGTGGGCAAGAGATATATGTTGGTCCTCTGGGTCGCTATTCTTGCCATTTGATCAAATACTTTGAG TCAATGCCTGGAGTTAGTAAGATTAAGGAGGCTTATAATCCAGCAACTTGGATGTTAGAAGTAACAGCCGCATCTCAAGAAATGATATTAGGGGTTGACTTTGCTGATTTGTACAAGAAGTCAGACCTCTACAAGAGGAACAAAGCCTTGATTGCTGAATTAAGTACGCCTCGTCCCGGTACAAAGGATCTTCATTTTGAAACTCAATTTTCACAGCCTTTCTGGACCCAATGTATGGCTTGTCTCTGGAAGCAACATTTGTCATACTGGCGTAATCCAGCTTACACGGCAGTTAGATTTATTTTCACAGTATTCCTAGCACTTGTCTTTGGCACAATGTTCTGGGATCTTGGTACCAAAGT GAGTCGGAGCCAGGATCTTTTTAATGCTATGGGATCTATGTATGCTGCAACTCTCTTCCTTGGTGTACAAAATTCATCATCTGTCCAGCCTGTTGTAGCCGTTGAGCGTACTGTATTTTACAGAGAAAGAGCTGCTGGAATGTATTCTGCTATACCTTATGCCTTTGGACAG GTTGTTATTGAAATACCTTATGTATTTGTACAAGCGGCTTTCTATGGTATCATTGTGTATGCAATGATAGGATTTGAATGGACCGCTGCCAAGTTCTTTTGGTACTTCTTCATCATGTATTTCACTCTCTTGTACTTcaccttctatggcatgatgaCTGTGGCTGTTACCCCAAATCAAAACGTTGCTTCTATTGTTGCGGCTTTTTTCTATGCAGTATGGAATCTCTTCTCAGGATTCATCGTTCCACGACCT CGTATTCCAATATGGTGGAGATGGTACTACTGGGCTTGCCCTGTCGCATGGACGTTGTATGGTCTTGTTGCATCACAGTTCGGAGACCTCCAAAATAAGCTTAGCGATGATGAAAATGTGGAACAATTCTTGGGGCGTTATTTTGGATTTGAGAATGATTTTCTTGGAGTAGTTGCAGCAATTATCGTTGCATGGCCTGTTGTTTTCGCCTTCATGTTTGCATTGGCCATCAAGGCATTCAACTTCCAAAAAAGATAA
- the LOC132068256 gene encoding pleiotropic drug resistance protein 1-like, translating to MEPANLNNMRGSSMRGSVRGSMRGSLRASTSNSIWRNNGVEVFSRSARDEDDEEALKWAALEKLPTFDRLRKGLLFGSQGAANEVDINDLGFQERKTLLERLVKVADEDNEKFLLKLKNRVDRVGIDLPSIEVRYEHLNIEADAYAGSRALPTFINFMTNFVETLLNSLHILPSKKRQITILKDISGMIKPCRMTLLLGPPSSGKTTLLLALAGKLDPALKVTGKVTYNGHELHEFVPQRTAVYISQHDLHIGEMTVRETLEFSARCQGVGSRFEMLAELSRREKAANIKPDPDIDIYMKAAATEGQEANVVTDYVLKILGLDICADTMVGDEMIRGISGGQKKRVTTGEMLVGPSKALFMDEISTGLDSSTTFSIVNSLRQSVQLLKGTAVISLLQPAPETYNLFDDIILLSDGYIVYQGPREAVLDFFESMGFKCPERKGAADFLQEVTSKKDQQQYWAKRNEPYRFVSSKEFCEAYQSFQVGRKLGDELKTPYDKSKSHPAALSTKKYGIGTKQLLKVCAEREYLLMKRNSFVYIFKLTQLAIMALITMSVFFRTKLPRDDMDDGGIYAGALFFVVVMIMFNGMAEIALTIMKLPVFFKQRDLLFYPSWAYALPTWVLKIPITFVECGIWTFITYYVMGFDPNVSRLFKQFLLLILVHQMASALFRFIGAVGRTMGVASTFGAFALLLQFALGGFVLAREDVKKWWIWGYWTSPLMYSVNSILVNEFDGKNWKHIAPNGTEPLGAAVVRARGFFPDAYWYWIGCGALLGFTLIFNFFYSIALAYLDPFGKPQAMISEDDENADNVELTERSETEGQNKKKGMVLPFEPHSITFDDVVYSVDMPQEMKEQGTTEDRLVLLKGVSGAFRPGVLTALMGVSGAGKTTLMDVLAGRKTGGYIDGDIKISGYPKKQETFARISGYCEQNDIHSPYVTVYESLVYSAWLRLPQDVDENKRKMFVDEVMELVELAPLRSALVGLPGVNGLSTEQRKRLTIAVELVANPSIIFMDEPTSGLDARAAAIVMRAVRNTVDTGRTVVCTIHQPSIDIFEAFDELFLMKRGGQEIYVGPLGRHSCHLIKYFESMPGVSKIKEAYNPATWMLEVTASSQEMMLGVDFTDLYKKSDLYKRNKALIAELSTPRPGTKDLHFESQFSQPFWTQCMACLWKQHWSYWRNPAYTAVRFIFTTFIALVFGTMFWDLGTKVSRSQDLINAMGSMYAAVLFLGVQNSSSVQPVVAVERTVFYREKAAGMYSAIPYAFGQVVIEIPYVFVQSAFYGVIVYAMIGFEWTAAKFFWYFFFMYFTLLYFTFYGMMTVAITPNQNVASIVAAFFYAVWNLFSGFIIPRPRIPIWWRWYYWACPVAWTLYGLVASQFGDIQTTLTDEENVEQFLRRYFGFKHDFLGVVAAVIVALPIMFALTFALAIKAFNFQRR from the exons ATGGAACCGGCGAATTTGAATAACATGAGAGGGAGTAGTATGAGAGGAAGTGTGAGGGGAAGTATGAGGGGAAGTTTAAGGGCAAGTACTAGCAACTCAATATGGAGAAACAATGGCGTGGAAGTATTTTCGCGATCAGCGagagatgaagatgatgaagaggCTCTTAAATGGGCTGCTTTAGAAAAGTTGCCTACATTCGATCGATTGAGAAAAGGTCTATTGTTTGGATCACAAGGTGCTGCTAATGAAGTTGATATTAATGATCTTGGATTtcaagaaaggaagactttgcTTGAGAGACTTGTCAAAGTTGCTGATGAAGATAATGAGAAGTTCTTGTTGAAACTCAAGAATAGAGTTGATAG AGTTGGGATTGATTTGCCATCAATAGAAGTGAGATATGAGCATCTAAATATTGAGGCAGATGCATATGCTGGAAGTAGAGCTTTGCCTACTTTTATCAACTTCATGACCAACTTTGTTGAG ACACTCTTGAATTCTCTTCACATTCTTCCAAGTAAAAAGAGACAAATCACAATTCTCAAAGATATAAGTGGTATGATAAAGCCTTGTAGAATGACTCTGCTATTGGGACCTCCAAGTTCTGGAAAGACTACTTTGTTATTAGCTTTGGCTGGAAAGCTTGATCCTGCTCTAAAG GTTACTGGGAAGGTGACTTATAATGGACATGAATTACATGAATTTGTGCCACAAAGAACAGCTGTTTATATTAGCCAGCATGACTTGCATATTGGAGAAATGACTGTAAGGGAAACTTTGGAATTTTCTGCAAGATGCCAAGGAGTTGGCTCAAGATTTG AGATGTTGGCTGAACTGTCTAGAAGAGAGAAAGCTGCTAATATCAAACCAGATCCTGATATTGATATCTACATGAAG GCTGCAGCAACAGAAGGACAAGAAGCCAATGTTGTTACAGATTATGTTCTTAAG attttgggacTGGACATCTGTGCAGATACTATGGTAGGAGATGAAATGATAAGGGGTATTTCAGGGGGACAAAAGAAACGTGTAACAACGGGTGAAATGCTTGTTGGACCATCAAAGGCACTTTTCATGGATGAAATATCAACTGGATTGGACAGTTCAACTACTTTCTCCATTGTCAATTCTCTAAGACAATCAGTGCAGCTCCTGAAGGGAACTGCTGTGATATCTCTATTGCAGCCAGCCCCTGAGACTTACAACCTGTTTGATGACATTATTTTGTTGTCGGATGGATACATTGTCTATCAGGGCCCTCGAGAAGCGGTTCTTGATTTCTTTGAATCCATGGGATTCAAATGCCCTGAGAGAAAAGGTGCCGCAGATTTCTTGCAAGAGGTAACATCAAAgaaggatcaacaacaatattggGCTAAGAGGAATGAGCCTTATAGGTTTGTCTcatcaaaagaattttgtgAGGCATATCAATCTTTCCAAGTTGGAAGGAAACTTGGTGATGAGCTTAAAACTCCATATGACAAGAGCAAAAGCCACCCTGCTGCTTTGTCTACCAAGAAGTATGGTATAGGGACGAAACAACTGTTGAAGGTCTGTGCTGAACGAGAATACCTACTAATGAAGAGGAACTCATTTGTTTACATATTCAAGCTCACTCAG CTCGCGATAATGGCACTTATAACGATGAGTGTCTTTTTCCGAACTAAATTGCCCCGAGATGATATGGATGATGGAGGCATATATGCTGGTGCTCTCTTTTTTGTGGTTGTTATGATCATGTTTAATGGAATGGCTGAGATCGCCCTGACAATTATGAAACTTCCGGTCTTTTTCAAGCAAAGGGACCTTCTCTTTTACCCTTCATGGGCTTATGCCCTTCCCACGTGGGTTCTCAAAATCCCTATAACATTTGTTGAATGTGGTATATGGACATTCATCACATATTATGTCATGGGATTTGATCCAAATGTTTCAAG ACTGTTCAAACAATTCTTGCTTCTCATACTAGTACACCAAATGGCATCAGCATTGTTCAGATTCATTGGAGCAGTGGGGAGAACAATGGGAGTTGCTAGCACATTTGGAGCATTTGCTCTACTTTTACAATTTGCACTGGGTGGATTTGTCCTTGCACGAG AGGATGTGAAGAAATGGTGGATTTGGGGTTACTGGACCTCACCACTGATGTACTCTGTGAATTCAATTCttgtgaatgaatttgatggaaagAATTGGAAACAT atTGCGCCAAATGGAACCGAGCCCCTTGGAGCTGCAGTCGTAAGAGCTAGGGGATTCTTTCCGGATGCATACTGGTACTGGATAGGTTGTGGTGCACTTCTTGGATTCACGCTGATCTTCAACTTCTTCTACAGTATTGCACTCGCTTACTTGGACC CATTTGGTAAGCCGCAAGCTATGATATCAGAAGACGATGAGAATGCTGATAATGTTGAACTCACGGAGAGAAGTGAAACTGAGGGTCAGAACAAGAAGAAGGGAATGGTTCTTCCATTTGAACCCCATTCCATCACTTTTGATGATGTTGTGTACTCTGTTGACATGCCCCAG GAAATGAAGGAACAAGGTACCACTGAAGATAGATTGGTACTTCTGAAGGGTGTGAGTGGAGCTTTCAGGCCAGGTGTTCTCACAGCTTTGATGGGTGTTAGTGGAGCTGGTAAAACAACATTGATGGATGTGTTGGCCGGAAGAAAAACAGGTGGATATATTGATGGTGACATCAAGATTTCTGGATATCCAAAGAAGCAAGAAACCTTTGCACGTATTTCTGGATACTGTGAGCAGAATGACATCCATTCACCTTATGTTACAGTTTATGAGTCCTTGGTTTACTCAGCTTGGCTGCGTTTACCTCAAGATGTTGACGAAAACAAGAGAAAG ATGTTTGTTGATGAAGTTATGGAACTTGTGGAGCTAGCTCCATTAAGATCAGCCTTAGTCGGATTGCCTGGAGTCAATGGTCTATCCACCGAGCAACGCAAAAGGCTGACCATTGCAGTTGAACTAGTAGCAAATCCCTCTATCATTTTCATGGATGAACCAACTTCAGGGTTGGATGCAAGAGCTGCTGCCATTGTAATGAGAGCTGTTAGGAACACTGTCGATACAGGAAGAACCGTTGTCTGTACCATTCATCAGCCTAGCATCGACATTTTTGAAGCTTTTGATGAG CTATTTCTCATGAAACGAGGAGGGCAGGAGATATATGTTGGTCCTTTGGGTCGCCATTCTTGCCATTTGATCAAATACTTTGAG TCAATGCCTGGAGTTAGTAAGATAAAGGAGGCTTACAATCCGGCAACTTGGATGTTAGAAGTCACCGCCTCGTCTCAAGAAATGATGTTAGGAGTTGATTTTACTGATTTGTATAAGAAATCAGACCTTTACAAGAGGAACAAAGCCTTGATTGCTGAATTAAGTACGCCTCGTCCCGGTACAAAGGATCTGCATTTTGAATCTCAATTTTCACAGCCTTTCTGGACCCAATGTATGGCTTGTCTCTGGAAGCAACACTGGTCGTACTGGCGTAATCCAGCTTATACTGCAGTTAGATTCATTTTCACAACATTCATAGCACTTGTCTTTGGCACAATGTTTTGGGATCTTGGTACCAAAGT GAGTCGGAGCCAAGATCTTATCAATGCTATGGGATCCATGTATGCTGCAGTTCTCTTCCTTGGTGTACAAAATTCATCATCAGTCCAGCCTGTTGTAGCCGTCGAGCGTACTGTATTTTACAGAGAAAAAGCTGCTGGAATGTATTCAGCCATACCTTATGCCTTTGGACAA GTTGTCATTGAAATTCCTTATGTATTTGTACAATCAGCTTTCTATGGTGTCATTGTGTATGCAATGATCGGGTTTGAATGGACTGCTGCCAAATTCTTTTGGTACTTCTTCTTCATGTACTTTACCCTCTTGTACTTcaccttctatggcatgatgaCCGTGGCTATTACCCCGAACCAAAACGTTGCTTCCATTGTCGCGGCCTTCTTCTATGCAGTATGGAATCTCTTCTCAGGATTCATTATTCCACGACCT CGTATCCCAATATGGTGGAGATGGTACTACTGGGCTTGCCCTGTTGCATGGACCTTGTATGGTCTTGTTGCATCACAATTCGGAGATATCCAAACTACTCTTACCGATGAAGAAAATGTGGAACAATTTTTGAGGCGTTATTTTGGATTTAAGCATGATTTTCTTGGAGTAGTTGCAGCTGTGATCGTCGCGTTGCCTATTATGTTTGCCTTAACATTTGCTTTGGCCATTAAGGCATTCAATTTCCAGAGAAGATAA